From Plodia interpunctella isolate USDA-ARS_2022_Savannah chromosome 18, ilPloInte3.2, whole genome shotgun sequence, a single genomic window includes:
- the LOC128677570 gene encoding uncharacterized protein LOC128677570, which produces MQAAPTRYVSVSELYSTDEVELLLDEIRELEPTSCRGEDLQDFEIAGSGWSGAGDGGRSPAGTELTERSWDSHAHYRRPPPPHPRPLAPLYCRPRHLLTWRGATTLLLLVICALVCGCVWGAVGLRAALLPLAARVQLLLLGALSSLLLHAVLLAMQLTGLAALLPINWNKLSGLTGVWSSFALLVGGALTLHAVLVSDAYRWAPGALARLLAAGGALGVAGAAPAAALAAAGGWRAPRRRRPPPAAYRAVPAASTSRDDPL; this is translated from the exons ATGCAAGCGGCGCCGACGCGCTACGTGTCAGTGAGCGAGCTATACTCGACCGACGAAGTGGAGCTTTTGTTGGACGAGATTCGGGAACTGGAGCCCACTAGCTGCCGCGGCGAGGATCTGCAG gACTTCGAGATCGCGGGCAGTGGGTGGTCGGGCGCGGGCGACGGCGGGCGGTCGCCGGCGGGCACGGAGCTGACGGAGCGCTCGTGGGACTCACACGCGCACTACCGCCGTCCGCCGCCGCCGCATCCGCGTCCGCTCGCGCCCCTCTACTGCCGCCCGCGGCATCTGCTCACCTGGCGCGGCGCTACCACTCTGCTTTTGCTA GTGATCTGTGCATTGGTGTGCGGCTGCGTGTGGGGTGCGGTGGGGCTGCGCGCGGCGCTGCTGCCGCTGGCGGCGCGCGTGCAGCTGCTGCTGCTGGGCGCGCTGTCCTCGCTGCTGCTGCACGCCGTGCTGCTGGCCATGCAGCTCACCGGGCTCGCCGCGCTGCTGCCCATCAACTGGAACAAGCTG TCGGGGCTGACGGGCGTGTGGAGCTCGTTCGCGCTGCTGGTGGGCGGCGCGCTGACGCTGCACGCGGTGCTGGTGTCGGACGCGTATCGCTGGGCGCCTGGCGCACTGGCGCGGCTACTGGCGGCGGGCGGCGCACTGGGCGTGGCGGGCGcggcgccggcggcggcgCTGGCGGCGGCCGGCGGCTGGCGCGCGCCCCGCCGTCGTCggccgccgcccgccgcgTACCGCGCTGTGCCCGCCGC
- the LOC128677641 gene encoding tudor domain-containing protein 5-like, which yields MDAELKALKSVLRSLVVSSPSQVDVSTLMRDYRTMMGTYIPLAKYGYKEPVAFLRERCSDCFILHGASNNPTLTLIVPETLKHIDKFVQCQKSNSSVKCKGKRRSVPGTITQPAKQDPDLIAKTFQQLAVTNQRKKEKSPDINENVINNYQKRDLSKIGSVRNLNQTQSSLSLEPKKLECSLNNRNHTSHQHINKDSTEYVKENTLRPIRKSPEVNLKPLQNDLNPKVESSDNAVHNFLKKRMSLYSSSNGLDAASSVNGKSSVDDDSSRKTSSSNSIKKSIALEELKQEVLQLVASHPEGVWCTDLLKLYRERHNRELNFGRFGFTSIISLVCTLDSRLSISRPDDTGDWLLRPLGPQTDVTPRAPVPQRKRPRPHRSSALNCNVDPDDALPGIDFDPDVFPVDCMHFMESIPPPALEDVGRGALLDVIVGEVYSPSHFWLLRLGELYHVAMERMMDDMTEYYSSGEGRDRVLATGAVRLGHYCSSLFDRDWHRSLIVNVLDSDTVKVRHVDYGTVDVVSTAELKPLLRKWAQLPAQAVRARLAGVRPGAGGRRWPHAASARLLQRVRDRRLVACVVGRDVEEDILEVFLVDTSTDQDECVSADLIRSGHADARPDSCIRTSECYLFPKFSALESGATPNFAEISEYLRNGIALDYVDDYRQHVPHCLPPAAPLAAPSPPASASAPASASSSTESELSSAQSPSPPPSVAVVNRIPLLPSSVSLPDTKSVRPASPEARSEPALVARHSPKLEPAAPAPAPAPAPAPAPAPAPAPAPAPAPGGAVLSASECETFRYLSRVDPAAAHWFMVGALGRAAPHLSAAPLDVSAPEFRPTAPPIRSVTPQFRPNVAAPEFRPRPPPMMRFPHQYPHQPYPPMPFMRPPHYGPFVPSAGFMPPPGFGPC from the exons ATGGACGCCGAGCTTAAAGCGCTCAAGTCGGTGCTACGCTCGCTGGTGGTGTCAAGCCCCAGTCAGGTAGACGTGAGCACTCTCATGCGCGATTACCGGACCATGATGGGGACATACATCCCACTGGCCAAATATGGATACAAGGAACCAGTTGCATTTCTCAGAGAACGGTGCAGTGACTGTTTTATA TTACATGGTGCCTCAAACAATCCCACACTGACCTTGATTGTGCCAGAAACATTGAAGCACATAGACAAGTTTGTGCAGTGCCAGAAATCTAATTCCTCAGTCAAATG cAAAGGTAAACGGCGCAGTGTCCCAGGGACAATAACACAACCGGCCAAGCAAGACCCAGACCTGATAGCTAAAACATTCCAGCAACTTGCTGTCACTAatcaaagaaagaaagagaaatcTCCTGACATCAATGAAAATGTTATCAATAATTACCAAAAGCGTGACCTTTCAAAGATTGGTTCAGTTAGAAATCTCAACCAGACACAATCATCTTTATCACTAGAGCCTAAGAAATTAGAATGTAGTCTTAATAATAGGAATCATACAAGTCATcaacatattaataaagataGTACAGAgtatgtaaaagaaaatactcTAAGGCCTATACGAAAATCTCCAGAAGTGAATTTAAAACCATTGCAAAATGATCTTAATCCTAAAGTCGAGAGTTCAGACAATGCAGTAcataactttttgaaaaagaGGATGTCCCTGTACAGTAGCTCAAATGGCTTGGATGCTGCAAGTTCTGTCAATGGAAAGTCTTCTGTAGATGATGATTCGAGTAGGAAGACTTCATCTA GTAACAGCATCAAGAAGAGTATAGCCTTGGAAGAGTTGAAGCAAGAAGTGTTGCAGTTGGTCGCTTCTCATCCGGAAGGAGTTTGGTGTACAGATCTCTTAAAGTTATACAG AGAGAGACACAATCGCGAGCTGAACTTCGGTCGGTTCGGGTTCACCAGCATCATCAGCCTCGTGTGCACGCTCGACTCCCGCCTCTCCATCTCCCGGCCCGACGACACCGGCGACTGGCTGCTGCGGCCGCTGGGGCCGCAGACCGATGTGACGCCCCGAGCCCCCGTGCCGCAGAGGAAGCGACCGAGGCCGCACAGGAGCTCTGCGCTCAACTGCAATGTGGATCCCGACGATGCCCTGCCTGGGATCGACTTT GACCCGGACGTGTTCCCCGTGGACTGCATGCACTTCATGGAGAGTATCCCGCCGCCGGCGCTGGAGGACGTGGGCCGCGGCGCGCTGCTGGACGTCATCGTGGGCGAGGTCTACTCGCCCTCGCACTTCTGGCTGCTGCGTCTCGGGGAGCTCTACCACGTCGCCATGGAGCGCATGATGGACGACATGAC TGAGTACTACAGCAGCGGCGAGGGCCGCGACCGCGTGCTGGCGACGGGCGCCGTCCGCTTGGGCCACTACTGCTCCAGCCTGTTCGACCGCGACTGGCATCGCTCGCTCATCGTCAACGTGCTGGACAGCGACACTGTCAAG GTCCGGCACGTGGACTACGGCACCGTGGACGTAGTGTCGACCGCAGAGCTGAAGCCGCTGCTGCGCAAGTGGGCGCAGCTGCCGGCGCAGGCGGTGCGCGCGCGGCTGGCGGGCGTGCGGCCGGGCGCGGGCGGGCGTCGCTGGCCGCACGCGGCCAGTGCGCGCTTGCTGCAGCGCGTGCGCGACCGCCGTCTCGTCGCCTGCGTCGTCGGCCGCGACGTCGAG GAGGACATCCTGGAAGTGTTCCTGGTGGACACGTCGACGGATCAGGACGAGTGCGTGAGCGCGGACCTGATCCGCTCCGGACACGCGGACGCGCGTCCCGACTCCTGTATCAGA ACGAGCGAGTGCTACCTGTTCCCGAAGTTCTCGGCGCTGGAGTCAGGCGCGACGCCCAACTTCGCGGAGATCAGCGAGTACCTCCGCAACGGCATCGCGCTCGACTACGTCGATGATTACCGCCAGCACGTGCCCCACTGCCTGCCCCCCGCCGCGCCCCTCGCCGCGCCCTCGCCCCCCGCCTCCGCTTCCGCCCCCGCCTCCGCCTCCAGCTCGACCGAGTCAGAGCTGTCGTCCGCGCAGTCGCCGAGCCCGCCGCCGTCGGTCGCGGTGGTCAACAGGATCCCGTTACTGCCGTCCTCGGTGTCGCTCCCCGACACGAAGAGCGTGCGGCCGGCGTCGCCGGAGGCCCGCAGCGAGCCGGCGCTGGTCGCACGACACTCTCCGAAGCTGGAACCCGCGGCCCCGGCCCCGGCCCCGGCCCCGGCCCcggcccccgcccccgcccccgcgcCCGCCCCCGCCCCGGCCCCCGCCCCGGGCGGCGCGGTGCTGTCGGCGAGCGAGTGCGAGACGTTCAGGTACCTGAGCCGCGTGGACCCGGCGGCGGCGCACTGGTTCATGGTGGGGGCGCTGGGCCGCGCCGCACCCCATCTTTCCGCCGCGCCCCTCGATGTCTCCGCCCCCGAGTTCCGGCCGACCGCGCCCCCGATCCGCTCCGTGACGCCCCAGTTCCGCCCCAACGTGGCCGCCCCGGAGTTCCGTCCGCGCCCGCCGCCCATGATGAGATTTCCCCATCAGTACCCGCACCAGCCCTACCCGCCGATGCCGTTCATGAGACCCCCGCATTACGGCCCATTCGTCCCCTCCGCTGGTTTCATGCCTCCCCCCGGTTTCGGCCCGTGTTAA
- the ND-30 gene encoding NADH dehydrogenase [ubiquinone] iron-sulfur protein 3, mitochondrial produces MSFFLKRTAGMAGNMGRVILNNMKPAAVQQIATKTEQALPSVETRPTFAKLDPLQKAQLVDFGKYVADCLPKYVQKVQITSGNELEVLIPPEGIIPVLSFLKDHHGSQFVNLIDIAGMDVPTRQFRFEIIYNLLSLRYNSRIRVKTYTDELSPLDSANDVFKAANWYEREIWDMYGVFFANHPDLRRILTDYGFEGHPFRKDFPLSGYVEVRYDDEQKRVVVEPLELAQEFRRFELSAPWEQFPNFRGNPAEEVVNPGEDKPKKE; encoded by the coding sequence ATGTCCTTCTTCCTCAAACGGACCGCCGGAATGGCGGGCAATATGGGTAGggttattttgaataatatgaaACCAGCTGCCGTGCAGCAAATTGCGACAAAAACTGAACAAGCATTACCTTCAGTGGAGACACGACCCACCTTCGCTAAATTAGATCCCTTGCAGAAAGCTCAGCTAGTTGACTTCGGAAAATATGTCGCCGATTGTTTAcctaaatatgtacaaaaggTCCAAATCACCTCTGGCAATGAACTCGAAGTTCTGATACCGCCAGAAGGGATTATCCCTGTGTTGTCGTTCTTGAAGGACCACCACGGCTCGCAGTTTGTTAATCTCATCGATATTGCTGGCATGGACGTACCCACTCGGCAGTTCAGATtcgaaataatttacaatcttCTTTCTCTGCGCTACAATTCTAGAATCAGAGTTAAAACATACACCGATGAATTATCGCCTTTAGACTCTGCTAATGACGTTTTTAAGGCGGCCAATTGGTACGAAAGAGAGATCTGGGACATGTATGGAGTGTTCTTTGCTAATCATCCTGATTTGAGGAGgattttaacagattatggTTTTGAGGGACACCCATTCAGAAAAGACTTCCCGTTGAGTGGTTATGTGGAGGTGCGTTATGATGATGAGCAGAAGAGGGTAGTAGTGGAGCCTTTAGAGTTGGCACAGGAGTTCCGGCGATTTGAGCTGAGTGCACCATGGGAACAGTTCCCTAATTTCAGGGGCAACCCTGCCGAGGAGGTTGTCAACCCTGGAGAAGACAAACCTAAGAAGGAGTGA